In Sesamum indicum cultivar Zhongzhi No. 13 linkage group LG1, S_indicum_v1.0, whole genome shotgun sequence, the sequence AAGCAACCTTGTAAATTGATGCCAATTCACAGTTAGGCGAAACTGTTCATAATCGAGCAATTTTGTAAGTAACCGTGATGCTGCGGATAGTGCTAGACCGGCTTCTTCCAATTCCAGAATTTGCAAGTCTGGCTTGTCACCCTCAGTCCTGTACTCCATCTCTGCTATTcagttcaaataaaattaggaATTACATACATGAAAACTCAGAAGCGATGGATGGAAATGCATAAATCAAGGTTGCTAAGTATTTAAAAAGCAGAGGCATTTAGACACTATTTACCCATTTAAACGATGATAACAACTTAAACGGAATCTGGTTTAGGTATGTTACTTGAGCAGTTTGTAATAGTCAACAAGTATTAGTTTCTACAAGTCATCAAACAAATCATGGCAATTATCCTCGCGTCATATTTCTGCTTCCAACATATGGTCATTCCATTAGTAATCCCTCTCTACACACGAACTTTAACTTCTTAGCTGATGAGTAGAGATCTTGAATTGTTAAAATGTTGCAAGGCACCTTacataaagtttgtttctaaaTGAAGGGACTAATAAAGCAATTAAACAGGCTGAAACAGTACATGTAAATCTTCTCCACATTTTCTCACATGTATACCCATGGACAATGAAACAAACGAAAGAAAGGCAAATGTTAAACTTCGTCATATTTTCTCACATGTACACTACTAgacaatgaaataaaagaaaagatcagTTAAATCTCAAGGTAGTTCCTGCACTTTGCTAGGTCTCTCAAAATGATACATAAACCGGTAAGGCAGAGACAAGGTATTTTAGTTCAAGTTCCTATTTCCAAACATGTTCTAGCACATCTTGCCTTTGTAGCAGTAAGTTATTTTTCATACCTATTAAAGATTTCTGTCGAAAAACTGCTTCTAGTCCTGATTCAATATCAGCTGAGATAAGCTGTTCAACACAAGCTTCAATCGCCACAATGGACTCTAGGATCGAAGCAGCTTTTCTCTGCAAATCGGGGATTGATGTCTTCAAGATATCCACAAGGCAAGAGAGGAAAGTCGAATCAACAGGGTCTCCTCCAGCAATGGTTTGTCTTCTGTCCAAGTGGTTATTTCTGTATGACTCCCAATCATTTTCATTGAAAGAGGAGTTCTAAATAGATTatgcaaaaggaaaaacagaATTGCTCAAAGACTTTCACAAGATCCTGATGTTGCTAGCACGTTGaattacaattaattcatAAGCATATTAATAACTTGTGATGACCAGCGCCAGAAAAAATGGTACTTTACTTTCTCATTAACAATCTTAAGCCATAAATGCCAGAAACCAGCTCAAATAAGTGCACAAGACAGAAAAGAGACATTCTCTGGCAGTAAGTTTAACAAGCTCCGTATACAATGCCAAACAAACATCCCATATTTGCATCAGCAAGCCCAGACAATGAAGACAAAGTacactatttctttttttttggaaagaaGGTGGAGTGGAGGGGCCAAAAGACAGAATATATACTCAGTGTTTGTATTGTccataaagaaaacaaatagcaTGTGGATTAGTCGTCTGTCTAAAGAAAATACAGATGAATCTATTGCTAAAACTTCAAATGTGAAGAAATTggataaaatatcatttggaGGGCTTCTTTCAAACTGatgaataaaatcaatatagaAGGgagttacaaatatttttctagttCTCATAATCAGTTCCAACGAAACCtaacacaacaaaacaaagaagTGGAATATGGACAATAGTTTAATGATTTCTTAAGCTACATATTACAAGTTTGCTCGGCCAAAGAATAGAAAGACCAGTTGCAGAAGGCTCATATTTCGACGGGCCAATTATATCCAATACAACCAGTGAACATCAACTGTGGAAATCAAGTAATTCTGCCAACCCTTATACATGGTAAGAAATACATGACACATTGATATGACAAAAGAATTCCATTTAAGAGATCCTCCACCGCCAAATCATATCTTAATGCCATCTACAGGAAATTATAATAcgattttttcatatttataacaGATGCATTACTTATTTAAAACACACAGAATGACATGAAAATCTTACTGAAGTGCCTATTGCATTCTAATATGAGCTCAAACAAGAAAGAACCTGGAGGCTAGTTCTGAGGGGATCATGTCATTCCCATGAGCTGATGCTGGATGCCTCACCACATCCCATCCTTTATTTGACCCATTTACCGTTCCATCATAAAACTGAAACACAGAAATATCAGACAAACTGTTGCATATAAGAGGAATCAGCTGAAAGCTTTTAATATTGGTGATAAAACCCATGTACCtttgatttcatttctttgttAGGGTCTAAAATCCGAGTAAGAATGTTCAGTATCTGCAGATcaacataattttctttttctaacttCAGTGTACAAATTGGAAACTTGTAAGTAACAGCACTTGAGggaaatatattcaaatactACCATTGCTGTCAAGCTATGAGAGATCTCTGACTTTGACTGCTTCAGCAAATTTGTGAGAGGgtgcaaaatattttctgcTTCAATTGTCCGACAGACATTATTGCTGGATTGCAAACAACTCCagagatttaatataatcaattcaCACTGGATAAAGTCCAACAACAGTATACAAAAATCATCCAAGAACTTGATTTGTGATAACCCTTCATTAAAACATGGACAGATAACAAATCGTACCTTGACGAATAGGCCAGAAATGAAAGGATAGTAGATTATATGAAGATACTAGGActataaacaaaaacaaactatAGTTACATGTACTTTGATGcatgaaaagataaaatgttTAAGCAAATTAGTTAATGTGAAGAAACAGAAACATACTCAGACATCCTCACCCACATCAGCACACAGAAGTGTAACACAATTTCAACAATCATGCACAAATCTACACTGATTTTCAGGGATGCATACCAGAGAACTCATATAGACTACTTCACTAATATACAAATGTTTTTATGGGTATGCCTGCATAGGTGTATATGGATGTGGTCATGTATCATTCTAGACGGGTATATATGCAACTGAAAACTAAGAAAAGGTCAGCACCACAAAAACCCCAATCCCTTCCATTGGATTTGGTCTTCTTTCTCAGGCCACTTTCTCCATTCTAAGAAATCTATCAGAAGTGAACAGCTAGGCACTGAAAGAAATAGCATGAGAACACCAAGAAGAATGGAAGGTCATTGTCTATCCACCAAGACAAAGGAAACCCTACCGACCAGACAATAAGTTCCAcaaaatcttataagttttcCATTTGTCTCTAAGATTCTTCATGTTCCTATTTCCATACAAAATTCCCTAAAATTACTGCTTATCTCACATATTAATCTGTACATATTACCTGATGGACAGCCTGTCCAAAGCTCGAATCACGGCCAATCTAACAGCGTCACTAGGATGATCAATAAACTGAACAAGATGCTTGATGGCACCAGCCTCCTTAAACGAGGTACGCATATGTTCATTGATGGATGCATCAGCAATTGATGCTGCAGCTTTGGCAATAGCTGATTCTTCTTCAAGTCCGAGAATTAAAACCAAACGTGCAACAGCGTCCATCCATGGCAAAAGCGTCACCCTCTGACCGGAAGACCATTCACCATTAGATTTAGTATCATCTTCAATTTCAATTGCCCCCATACGAGCAAGAAACTGTTGCTGTGTGCGTCCAACTACTGCATTCATCTTTGCCTCCTCTAATTCCACATTCTTGTCTTCAACATTCAATCCAAGTAGCAGTTCAGCTGCACCATATCTGGAAGGCCCTTTTGAGCTCTGTTCAATCTTTGTACCATCAGGCAAAGAAGGCCATGAGTACAAAGCTGGTCTAAAAGACTTATAGGCTGCTGCACCGACCAAGGGCACCAGAACCAGACCTTCCTCCATGACAAGTATTCTATTATACTCATCTTTAGCAAGTTCCAATAATGCATTTCTTGCTATCTTCCTAATGACTTTAGAGTCCTCCTCATTAGCGTTCAAGAGATTCGCCTGCATTGTGTTTGTAGTGATTAAATTCTCATTGGATCAGGAACATGATTAGGCATGACCAGCATTTTGCTATAATACAATCCTTGAGGAAAAAGGATATGCATGAAACAGCTGCCTGGCCACTTATACACCTCATAATCTGTTATGGCAGTAAAATCATGCATTAAATGAAAGATACATTAATCATGGTGATTCCAGAGAAGCAAAGTGAGCCTCACCAATTTCGGAATAACTCCAGCTTCAACCATTAGTTTATGACT encodes:
- the LOC105159907 gene encoding uncharacterized protein LOC105159907 isoform X2; amino-acid sequence: MKVKVKFLLPKNNLQLLSSKVQMPLCSYDHIPGYDIFSEDVETLRDESSISNDGSIALFIRMLGVDNDPQDREQAVVALWKYSLGGKHCIDSIMKYRGTVNLIVNLLKSESDSACEAAAGLLRVISSINLYRNLVADSGAIEEMTSLLTRSSLSSDVKEQSICTLWNLSVDEKLRVRITSSDILPLLVKFLEDEDIKVKEAAGGVLSNLTLSQSSHKLMVEAGVIPKLANLLNANEEDSKVIRKIARNALLELAKDEYNRILVMEEGLVLVPLVGAAAYKSFRPALYSWPSLPDGTKIEQSSKGPSRYGAAELLLGLNVEDKNVELEEAKMNAVVGRTQQQFLARMGAIEIEDDTKSNGEWSSGQRVTLLPWMDAVARLVLILGLEEESAIAKAAASIADASINEHMRTSFKEAGAIKHLVQFIDHPSDAVRLAVIRALDRLSISNNVCRTIEAENILHPLTNLLKQSKSEISHSLTAMILNILTRILDPNKEMKSKFYDGTVNGSNKGWDVVRHPASAHGNDMIPSELASRRQTIAGGDPVDSTFLSCLVDILKTSIPDLQRKAASILESIVAIEACVEQLISADIESGLEAVFRQKSLIEMEYRTEGDKPDLQILELEEAGLALSAASRLLTKLLDYEQFRLTVNWHQFTRLLHAVLISSIPLQNKEWVAACLVKLGSLSGQNSDFENPINMEVALYETIPRLIEQIKSSFSPEVQEAAVLELNKIISEGMIDSTRAVASEGGIFPLVKLMENGSDRAVEASLAILYNLSMDSENHAAIIAAGAIPVLRKLVLSQRSQWMRALRLLRTLPT
- the LOC105159907 gene encoding uncharacterized protein LOC105159907 isoform X1, giving the protein MKVKVKFLLPKNNLQLLSSKVQMPLCSYDHIPGYDIFSEDVETLRDESSISNDGSIALFIRMLGVDNDPQDREQAVVALWKYSLGGKHCIDSIMKYRGTVNLIVNLLKSESDSACEAAAGLLRVISSINLYRNLVADSGAIEEMTSLLTRSSLSSDVKEQSICTLWNLSVDEKLRVRITSSDILPLLVKFLEDEDIKVKEAAGGVLSNLTLSQSSHKLMVEAGVIPKLANLLNANEEDSKVIRKIARNALLELAKDEYNRILVMEEGLVLVPLVGAAAYKSFRPALYSWPSLPDGTKIEQSSKGPSRYGAAELLLGLNVEDKNVELEEAKMNAVVGRTQQQFLARMGAIEIEDDTKSNGEWSSGQRVTLLPWMDAVARLVLILGLEEESAIAKAAASIADASINEHMRTSFKEAGAIKHLVQFIDHPSDAVRLAVIRALDRLSISNNVCRTIEAENILHPLTNLLKQSKSEISHSLTAMILNILTRILDPNKEMKSKFYDGTVNGSNKGWDVVRHPASAHGNDMIPSELASRNNHLDRRQTIAGGDPVDSTFLSCLVDILKTSIPDLQRKAASILESIVAIEACVEQLISADIESGLEAVFRQKSLIEMEYRTEGDKPDLQILELEEAGLALSAASRLLTKLLDYEQFRLTVNWHQFTRLLHAVLISSIPLQNKEWVAACLVKLGSLSGQNSDFENPINMEVALYETIPRLIEQIKSSFSPEVQEAAVLELNKIISEGMIDSTRAVASEGGIFPLVKLMENGSDRAVEASLAILYNLSMDSENHAAIIAAGAIPVLRKLVLSQRSQWMRALRLLRTLPT